A window of Perognathus longimembris pacificus isolate PPM17 chromosome 6, ASM2315922v1, whole genome shotgun sequence contains these coding sequences:
- the Guca1a gene encoding guanylyl cyclase-activating protein 1 produces MGNVMEGKSVEELSSTECHQWYKKFMVECPSGQLTLYEFRQFFGLKNLSPSASQYVEQMFETFDFNKDGYIDFMEYVAALSLVLKGKVEQKLRWYFKLYDVDGNGCIDRDELLTIIQAIRTINPWSDLSMSAEEFTDTVFAKIDINGDGELSLEEFMEGVQKDQMLLDTLTRSLDLTRIVRRLQNGEQDEAGAGAGAGAGQAAG; encoded by the exons ATGGGCAACGTGATGGAGGGGAAGTCGGTGGAGGAGCTGAGCAGCACCGAGTGCCACCAGTGGTACAAGAAGTTCATGGTGGAGTGCCCCTCGGGCCAGCTCACCCTCTACGAGTTCCGCCAGTTCTTCGGCCTCAAGAACCTCAGCCCCTCGGCCAGCCAGTACGTGGAGCAGATGTTCGAGACTTTTGACTTCAACAAG GACGGCTACATCGACTTCATGGAGTACGTGGCGGCGCTCAGCCTGGTCCTCAAAGGGAAGGTGGAACAGAAGCTGCGCTGGTATTTCAAGCTCTACGACGTGGACGGCAACGGCTGCATCGACCGAGATGAGCTACTCACCATCATCCAG GCCATTCGAACCATTAACCCCTGGAGCGACCTGAGCATGAGCGCCGAGGAGTTCACAGACACTGTGTTTGCCAAGATAGACATCAATGGGGATG GGGAGCTGTCTCTCGAGGAGTTCATGGAGGGCGTCCAGAAGGACCAGATGCTGCTGGACACGCTCACTCGGAGCCTGGACCTCACGCGGATCGTGCGCCGGCTCCAGAACGGGGAGCAGGACGAGGCGGGGGCCGGCgcgggcgccggggcggggcAGGCGGCCGGCTGA
- the Guca1b gene encoding guanylyl cyclase-activating protein 2, which yields MGQQFSWEETEAAGEMDVAELQEWYKKFVVECPSGTLFMHEFKRFFKVTGNEEATQYVEGMFRAFDKNGDNTIDFLEYVAALNLVLRGTLEHKLKWTFKIYDKDRNGCIDRLELLDIVEAIYKLKKACRVEPELGQQGQLLTPEEVVDRIFLLVDENGDGQLSLNEFIEGARRDKWVMKMLQMDVNPGGWITQQRRRSAMF from the exons ATGGGGCAGCAGTTCAGCTGGGAGGAGACGGAGGCGGCTGGAGAGATGGACGTGGCCGAGCTGCAGGAGTGGTACAAGAAGTTCGTGGTGGAGTGCCCCAGCGGCACGCTCTTCATGCACGAGTTCAAGCGCTTCTTCAAGGTCACGGGCAACGAGGAGGCCACCCAGTATGTGGAGGGCATGTTCCGAGCCTTCGACAAGAACGGG GACAACACCATCGACTTCCTGGAGTACGTGGCGGCCCTGAACCTGGTGCTGAGGGGCACCCTGGAGCACAAGCTGAAGTGGACCTTCAAGATCTACGACAAGGACCGCAATGGCTGCATCGACCGTCTGGAGCTCCTGGACATCGTGGAG GCCATTTACAAGCTGAAGAAAGCCTGCCGGGTGGAGCCGGAGCTGGGGCAGCAGGGCCAGCTGCTCACGCCCGAGGAGGTGGTGGACAGGATCTTCCTGCTGGTGGATGAGAATGGAGacg gccagctctcTCTGAACGAGTTCATTGAAGGCGCCCGGCGTGACAAGTGGGTGATGAAGATGCTGCAGATGGACGTGAACCCCGGCGGCTGGATCACCCAGCAGAGGAGGAGAAGTGCCATGTTTTGA
- the Guca1anb gene encoding putative uncharacterized protein GUCA1ANB: MLPARPARAPGRRSRERRSPGSASYLPRCPPAPGPAPCARDNSSSRRCSTSRPDSQKPSGRDQCPKAASSGRKLKPMPSPLPRAWMQDRQQCLAAAYVPVVVDPRGQNPDKLRFHFYTSQYSNSLNPFYTLQKPTCGYLYRRDTDHTRKRFDVPPANLVLWRT; this comes from the exons AtgctccccgcgcgccccgcacGCGCGCCGGGACGCCGCAGCCGCGAGCGCCGCTCGCCGGGAAGTGCGAGCTACCTGCCCAG gtgcCCGCccgcccctggccccgccccctgcgcccgGGACAACTCCAGCTCCCGAAGGTGCTCCACCAGCAGGCCA gaCTCCCAGAAACCCTCAGGCCGGGACCAATGTCCAAAGGCAGCATCATCGGGCCGGAAGCTGAAGCCCATGCCCTCCCCGCTGCCGCGCGCATGGATGCAGGACCGCCAGCAGTGCCTGGCCGCGGCCTACGTGCCGGTCGTGGTGGACCCTCGGGGGCAGAACCCGGACAAGCTCAGGTTCCATTTCTACACCTCCCAGTACTCCAACTCCCTGAACCCCTTCTACACACTGCAGAAGCCCACCTGCGGCTACCTGTACCGCAGGGACACTGACCACACCCGCAAGCGCTTCGACGTACCGCCTGCCAACCTGGTCTTGTGGCGCACCTAG